In the genome of Quercus robur chromosome 3, dhQueRobu3.1, whole genome shotgun sequence, one region contains:
- the LOC126719739 gene encoding vinorine synthase-like: MSFDKAWQASGLDHTVRHPTKGNSFVECDDEGASYVEARVNIDLSEILQNPDMNILMQFLPLNPYKVNDKGVPCIGLCISHRIVDGATFATFLNAWSEASKGATQTIIPSFDLASLFPPKDINVQAPHGVISEEKTVTKGFVFDARSLGLLKAKVGLSGGHANPSRVEAVTSLIWKTALSVTREKLRKTSISSTLSHTVDLRGRMVQRLPEHCCGNLWQLAIASLTKEESNIYRFT, translated from the exons ATGAGCTTTGACAAGGCATGGCAAGCAAGTGGGCTGGACCACACGGTAAGGCACCCAACAAAAGGAAATTCCTTTGTGGAGTGTGATGATGAAGGTGCTAGCTATGTGGAAGCTAGAGTCAACATTGATCTCTCAGAGATTCTACAAAACCCAGATATGAATATACTGATGCAGTTTCTTCCTCTTAACCCTTACAAGGTGAATGATAAGGGAGTTCCTT GCATTGGGTTATGCATTTCACATAGGATTGTTGATGGTGCAACGTTTGCAACTTTCCTCAATGCATGGTCCGAGGCTTCAAAGGGTGCAACACAAACCATCATTCCCTCTTTTGATTTGGCTTCATTATTCCCACCAAAAGATATAAATGTGCAAGCGCCTCATGGTGTGATCAGTGAAGAGAAAACGGTAACAAAGGGATTTGTATTTGATGCAAGAAGCTTGGGTCTTCTTAAAGCCAAGGTTGGCCTCAGTGGCGGCCATGCCAACCCATCACGTGTCGAAGCAGTAACCTCTCTTATATGGAAAACCGCCTTGTCTGTAACTAGAGAAAAGCTAAGGAAGACTAGTATATCATCTACTTTGTCCCATACGGTGGACTTAAGAGGAAGGATGGTCCAACGTTTGCCGGAGCATTGTTGTGGTAACCTTTGGCAATTGGCTATTGCATCATTGACTAAGGAGGAAAGCAACATATATAGATTTACATGA